CTCCGGTCAGCACCGGGTACTCGAGGTACTGCATATCGCCGGAGAGCTTGTCGAAGTAGGGCACGAGCCCGTCGGCGAACCCGCGCCCCTGGTAGAGGTGCGGGATGTCCGAGTAGCACGCGTGCGTGTACTGCGAGCTGGCGCCGAAGAACCAGGCGCCGTTGTAGCAAGGCGCCTTCTGGACCAGGCCGAGGGCGAACATGCCGATCGCCACCAGCGCGACGACCCGCACGGGGGTCCACCAGGACGTCCCGAGCAGGGCACGTCGGCCGATGGGACCGCCGATCAGCTCACTGCCGGTGGCCGCGACCTCATCGGTCCTGGTCGGCGGTACCGGGTCCGGCTCGTGCACGCTCGCTTGCGTCGATTCTGCGCTGGGCATAGGGCACATCCTGCCGTACCGACCTAGGAATACGCCGAGGGCCGCCGCACCTCGTGGGTGCGGCGGCCCTCGTTTCACGTGAAACATCCAGGGTGTTTCACGTGAAACAGTCACACCGGACGATCCGGTGGCTAACCCGTTGAGCCTCCGAAAAGACCTCCGTTGCCGTTGCCTTGATTTCCGTTCTCGTCGCCCGTATCCGTAGGCGTTGGTGAGGGCGTCACGCCGCCGTCCGTGCCTCCGGAGTCCGCACCGCCATTCTCTGTGCCGCCGTCCTCACAGCCGAAGAAGCCACAGTTCTCGCTCTCCGTGGGCGTAGGCGACGGCAGGGACTCACTGGGCGTCGGAGTCGGTGTCGGGCTCTCCTCCTGCGTTTCCGTGATGGTGGGAGTGGGGGTCGGCGTCGGCTCGTTGACGACCTCGCCGATGGGCTTGGGTGTCGGGAAGTCCATCGGAGGCTGGTCCTTCAGCGCCTGTTCCATGTAGTCGTGCCAGATCTCGGCCGGGAACGAGGCGCCATGGATCTTCTCCTGGCCACCCGTACCGAACATCTTCAGGAACTCGCGGTTCTTCTTGGTCTCATCGTCGTCGTACCGGAACATGGTGATCGACGTGGACAGCTGCGGGGTGTAGCCGACGAACCAGGCGGACTTGTTGCCGTCGGTGGTACCGGTCTTGCCGGCCACATCGCGCCCGGTCAGCTGAGCGCTGGTACCCGTTCCCTTGTCGACGACCGTCTTCAGGACGTCCGTGACGTTGTCGGCGACGTCCTTGGTGAACGCCTCCTTGGTCTGCGTCTCGTGCGTGAAGATCGTGCCGTCCTTGCTCGTGACCTTCTCCACGGAGAACGGTTCACGCTGCTTGCCGCTGGCCGCGAACGTTGCGTACGCACCCGCCATACGGATCGCGCTGGGGTCGGAGGTGCCGATGGAGAACGTCGGGTAGTTGGTGCCGGCCAGGCTGTCCTCCTTGAGGCCGGCGTTCATGGAGGCCTCCTTCACCTTGTCCAGGCCGACGTCCATCCCGAGCTGCACAAAGGCGGAGTTCACCGACTCCCGCATCGCCTCACGGAGGTCGATCTGGTAGTTGGGCGGAGTGCCGTACGACTGGTCGCCGTCATTGACCTGCAGCCACTCCTTGCCCTTCTCGTTCTTCCAGACCTCTCCGCTGTAATCCTTGATCTTCAGCTTGTTCTTGCCGCTGAAGAGGCTCTTCGGGGACACCTGGGTCCGCTCGTCCTGCGCCTGGGTCGGACCCAGATCCGGGTCCCGTACACCCCACGTCATCGCTGCCGCGAGCACGAACGGCTTGAACGTCGAACCGACCTGGGCGCCGGTGACGTCGGCATTGTTGGTGAAGTGCTTGGTCGCGTCCTCACCGCCGTAGATGGCCTTGATCGCACCGGTCTTCGGTTCCACGGAGGCACCGCCGAACTGGACGTGGGTGTCCGTCTCCGGGCGCTTCTTGGAGTCGATGTTGGCCTTCTGGACCTTCTTGACGGAGTCCTCGAGCTCCTTGACCTTCTTCTTGTCGAAGGTCGTGTAGATCGAGTAGCCGCCCTTCTGCAGGTCGTCCTCAGTGATCTTCGTATTGTTGACCAGATACGCCTTGGCCAGGTCGACGAGATAGCCGACCTGGCCGCTCAGCGCGGCGTTCGAACGCGGACTCTGGGTATTGGGAAGATCGGTGTACTTGGCCCGCGTCGCGGCATCCAGATGGCCGTACTCGACCATCTTGTCCAAGGTGTCCTGCATCTGGATCTTTGCGCGCCGCTTGTTCGCCTCGGCACTGGCGCCGACCGGGTCGATGGAGGGCGAACCCGCCGGGTCGTAGTACGTGGCGCCCTTGAGCGTCGCTGCCAGGAAGGCACACTCGCCCTCGTTCAGGTCGACGGCGTCCTTGTTGAAGTACGCGCGCGCGGCCGCCTGGATGCCGTAGGCCCCACGGCCGTAATAGGCGGAGTTCAGGTAGCCGGCCATGATCTCGTCCTTGGAGAGCTTCGCTCCCACCTTGATCGAGACGAAGATCTCCTGGAACTTCCGGGAGACGGTCTGCGACTGGTCGTTGAGCATCGCGTTCTTGACGTACTGCTGGGTGATCGTGGATCCACCCTGCGTCTCGCCGCCCCTGGCCATGTTGAACACGGCACGGCCGATGCCCTTCAGGTCAATGCCGTTGTCGGTGTAGAAGGTCTTGTTCTCCTGGGAGATGACCGCGTACTGCATCGCCTTGGGGATCTGCGAGAGGTTGACGATCTGGCGGTTCGTCTCGCCACCCGTGGAGACCATCTCGCTGCCGTCGGACCAGTAGAAGACGTTGTTCTGCGCCTCGGCAGTCTTCTGGATGTCGGGGATACCCACCATCGCGTAGCCGATGCCCGCCACGGCCACCAGGCTGCCGAAGAAGCCGATGCACAGGCCGGAGACGAGCTTCCAGGAGGGCACCCAGCGGCGCCACCCGTACTTACCGGCCCGGGGGTAGTCGACGAGCCTCGTCCGGCCAGGAGGAGCCGATCGCCCTCTTCCTCGTCCAGGACCGTTCGGACCGCCGGGACCGGCTCCTCGGCCGCTCCGGCCTGGGTCGGCCGCTCTACGGCGGCCGCCTGCGCTTCTCTGGGCCGCACGCCGGGCCTCGGCGCGGCCGCCGTACGGCCTCTCCTCGGCTCCCGACCCGGAACCCGACCCGTACGAGTCGGAAGGAGACCCGGTTGCGCCTCGCGGTGCCGCGCGGCGGCCGGTGGGCAAGCCGGACTGGCCGCGTCGGGCCGCGGCACGTCCGCCTCCCTGCGGCTGCGGCGGTTTGCGACGGTGCTCGCTCATCGAACGACTACTCCTAGGGCAGGCGCACCGTGGCGCGCCTGGAAACGGCGGCAGGTTTCCGGTCCCCCCGAAGTACGGATGTGGTCGGTCCTGCATTCACCCGTACTGCACCGGGGACGAGGACGCCCCCAGACGTCACTCGGTTCCCGGTGGTCTGCATGCCGCACAGACTACGCACCGTCAAAACCCACCTAGCACCGAAGTTCACCCCAAAACAGGCAACTTACTTCCTACGAATCGGTGATGTGATCCCGTTCACCGTCCTCCCTCTTGTCGCATCCGGAAGGCCGTTCTATCGTCGTGATGTATCGAGTCGATACATCAGCTCGACATAAGGCTCGACATAAGGACCGTCAAGGCGCCCGTCGCACGGGCCGCGGCAGAGAGGAGGCGACGATGAGCCGGCGTTCCGGGATCCTCGAGTTCGCCGTACTCGGCCTGCTCCGCGAATCCCCGATGCACGGATACGAGCTGCGCAAACGACTCAACACGTCACTGGGTGTGTTCCGTGCGTTCAGCTACGGGACGCTCTACCCCTGCCTCAAGACGCTGGTCGCCAACGGCTGGTTGATCGAAGAGCCGGGGAACACCACCGAGGACGCCCTCGCCGCGCCCCTCACCGGCCGCCGCGCCAAGATCGTCTACCGGCTGACGGCGGAAGGTAAGGAGCACTTCGAGGAACTGCTCTCGCAGACCGGGCCCGATGTGTACGAGGACGAGCACTTCGCCGCTCGCTTCGCCTTCTTCGGGCAGACGTCGCGCGACGTACGCATGCGCGTACTCGAGGGGCGACGCAGCCGGCTGGAGGAGCGCCTGGAGAAGATGCGCGCCTCTCTGGCGCGCACTCGGGAGCGCCTCGACGACTACACGCTCGAGCTCCAGCGCCACGGGATGGAGTCCGTGGAGCGCGAAGTGCGCTGGCTGAACGAGCTCATCGAAAGTGAGCGGGCGGGCCGGGACCTGAAGGGTCCCGCCCACGGAGAAGCCGCTCGCGACACCACAGAGGGAGCGCCGGGCGTCCTGCCCCGGCCCGGGGACACCCCCGGGCCGGATACGCCCGGCGACACCACCACGTGAGACCCCTGCCAGGGCCTCACTCGTACACACAGGGAGCAACCGGAATGGGTTCGGTTCGCGTAGCCGTCGTCGGCGTGGGCAACTGCGCCGCGTCGCTGGTGCAGGGAGTCGAGTACTACAAGGACGCCGATCCGGCGTCGAAGGTGCCGGGCCTCATGCATGTGCAGTTCGGCGAGTACCACGTCCGTGACGTGGAGTTCGTCGCCGCGTTCGATGTCGATGCCAAGAAGGTCGGCCTCGACCTCGCGGACGCCATCGGCGCCTCCGAGAACAACACCATCAAGATCTGCGACGTGCCGAACACCGGCGTGACCGTCCAGCGCGGCCACACCCTCGACGGCCTCGGCAAGTACTACCGCGAGACCATCGAGGAGTCCGCCGAGACGCCGGTCGACGTCGTCCAGATCCTCAAGGACAAGCAGGTCGACGTCCTCGTCTGCTACCTGCCCGTCGGTTCCGAGGACGCGGCGAAGTTCTACGCCCAGTGCGCCATCGACGCCAAGGTCGCCTTCGTCAACGCCCTCCCGGTCTTCATCGCCGGCACCAAGGAATGGGCGGACAAGTTCACCGAGGCGGGCGTGCCGATCGTCGGCGACGACATCAAGTCGCAGGTAGGCGCCACCATCACGCACCGCGTCATGGCGAAGCTGTTCGAGGACCGCGGCGTCGTCCTCGACCGCACGATGCAGCTGAACGTCGGCGGCAACATGGACTTCAAGAACATGCTCGAGCGCGACCGCCTGGAGTCCAAGAAGATCTCCAAGACGCAGGCCGTCACCTCCCAGATCCCCGACCGGGACATGGGCGAGAAGAACGTCCACATCGGCCCGTCCGACTACGTCGCCTGGCTCGACGACCGCAAGTGGGCGTACGTCCGCCTGGAGGGCCGCGCCTTCGGTGACGTCCCGCTGAACCTGGAGTACAAGCTCGAGGTCTGGGACTCCCCGAACTCCGCCGGCGTCATCATCGACGCCCTGCGCGCCGCGAAGATCGCCAAGGACCGCGGCATCGGCGGCCCGATCCTGTCGGCGTCGAGCTACTTCATGAAGTCCCCGCCGGTCCAGTACTTCGACGACCAGGCCCGGGAGAACGTGGAGA
This genomic window from Streptomyces sp. DG2A-72 contains:
- a CDS encoding PadR family transcriptional regulator; protein product: MSRRSGILEFAVLGLLRESPMHGYELRKRLNTSLGVFRAFSYGTLYPCLKTLVANGWLIEEPGNTTEDALAAPLTGRRAKIVYRLTAEGKEHFEELLSQTGPDVYEDEHFAARFAFFGQTSRDVRMRVLEGRRSRLEERLEKMRASLARTRERLDDYTLELQRHGMESVEREVRWLNELIESERAGRDLKGPAHGEAARDTTEGAPGVLPRPGDTPGPDTPGDTTT
- a CDS encoding inositol-3-phosphate synthase encodes the protein MGSVRVAVVGVGNCAASLVQGVEYYKDADPASKVPGLMHVQFGEYHVRDVEFVAAFDVDAKKVGLDLADAIGASENNTIKICDVPNTGVTVQRGHTLDGLGKYYRETIEESAETPVDVVQILKDKQVDVLVCYLPVGSEDAAKFYAQCAIDAKVAFVNALPVFIAGTKEWADKFTEAGVPIVGDDIKSQVGATITHRVMAKLFEDRGVVLDRTMQLNVGGNMDFKNMLERDRLESKKISKTQAVTSQIPDRDMGEKNVHIGPSDYVAWLDDRKWAYVRLEGRAFGDVPLNLEYKLEVWDSPNSAGVIIDALRAAKIAKDRGIGGPILSASSYFMKSPPVQYFDDQARENVEKFIQGEVER
- a CDS encoding transglycosylase domain-containing protein; protein product: MSEHRRKPPQPQGGGRAAARRGQSGLPTGRRAAPRGATGSPSDSYGSGSGSGAEERPYGGRAEARRAAQRSAGGRRRAADPGRSGRGAGPGGPNGPGRGRGRSAPPGRTRLVDYPRAGKYGWRRWVPSWKLVSGLCIGFFGSLVAVAGIGYAMVGIPDIQKTAEAQNNVFYWSDGSEMVSTGGETNRQIVNLSQIPKAMQYAVISQENKTFYTDNGIDLKGIGRAVFNMARGGETQGGSTITQQYVKNAMLNDQSQTVSRKFQEIFVSIKVGAKLSKDEIMAGYLNSAYYGRGAYGIQAAARAYFNKDAVDLNEGECAFLAATLKGATYYDPAGSPSIDPVGASAEANKRRAKIQMQDTLDKMVEYGHLDAATRAKYTDLPNTQSPRSNAALSGQVGYLVDLAKAYLVNNTKITEDDLQKGGYSIYTTFDKKKVKELEDSVKKVQKANIDSKKRPETDTHVQFGGASVEPKTGAIKAIYGGEDATKHFTNNADVTGAQVGSTFKPFVLAAAMTWGVRDPDLGPTQAQDERTQVSPKSLFSGKNKLKIKDYSGEVWKNEKGKEWLQVNDGDQSYGTPPNYQIDLREAMRESVNSAFVQLGMDVGLDKVKEASMNAGLKEDSLAGTNYPTFSIGTSDPSAIRMAGAYATFAASGKQREPFSVEKVTSKDGTIFTHETQTKEAFTKDVADNVTDVLKTVVDKGTGTSAQLTGRDVAGKTGTTDGNKSAWFVGYTPQLSTSITMFRYDDDETKKNREFLKMFGTGGQEKIHGASFPAEIWHDYMEQALKDQPPMDFPTPKPIGEVVNEPTPTPTPTITETQEESPTPTPTPSESLPSPTPTESENCGFFGCEDGGTENGGADSGGTDGGVTPSPTPTDTGDENGNQGNGNGGLFGGSTG